GCAGGAGTCAGGCCTCAGGGTggctcccctgctccctccataCACATAACAGGAGATGCCCTAGGCTGGGGGGTGCTGTGATGACACAGAGTCCCTAGGGCTGCCAGGCGTGGGGCATAGGGGCATGTCCAGGTCTGGAACACTGAGCCCCCCATGATTGTTTCCTGGCCAAGGGGACCTTTTTAAGTGtgtgactgggggtgtggggagggagggagggatgtttTTCTGATTACTGCCAGCCACAGCCATTGGGTTGCCATGGCAACAgatgcctgctgcagctggggtgaAAGTGACTGGTGGAGGGGCCCTCAATTTATGTAGGAAGTGCCCAGGCCCTCAGCTCCCCCTGTCTTCCTCTGCACACAGGGCCTCTGTGATGAAAGGGGGAACGGCATGTGTGTAAATAGACTCCTGGAGCCTATCCTCAGCTCTGGGTGGGGTCTGGTGTTAGAGCAGAGAAGCTGggactcctggggtctatccTGATTGAGctttgggtggggagtggggtctggtggttagagcagaggagcCGGGACTGCTGGGCTCTATCCCGATCGAGttttgggtggggagtggggtctggtggttggaGAAAAGGAGCTCGGGCTCCTGGGGTCTATCCCAATCGAGttttgggtggggagtggggtctggtggttagagaaAAGGAGCTCGGGCTCCTGGGGTCTATCCCCAGCTGTGGGGGATGCTCACCCAGCCCTCACTGTGGCCCTTTGTCTAAAGGGTCAATCTGAGCATTACCTGGCCCGTCCCCCCAGTCCTGGGCTGTGGCTCAGGTCCCTGGGGTCTATCGGGGCTGTGAGGTCCTGGGGACGACAAACGCCGGGAATAATCCTTGTTGCTACACAGGAATCCTGCCTGCCATTACACACCATAGGGCCTGGGCAGTGTCAGCCCCaggctgccagggggcagcacaggCCTTCAAGACTAACTATGTCGGAGTGATTCACACGTACATTTCCCTGTCTGCCCCGTGGTAAATCTGGAGTCGCTGAGCGCAGAGGTTGCCAGCTCTGACCGTTAGACCCCACTGCCTTCTCAGAGCCGGGGACAGaagccaggagccctgactcaGTTCCTCACATTGCCACGAGGTGGTGCTCAACCCACATCACTGCGCTAGGATCCCTCTATCCCAGCACAGAGGCCCCTTAGCTGGGGAGCCCCTGTCCCCGCCCACGCCGGAGACTGGAACCAGGGCAGAATCACCCCCCCCAAGTACAGAGCCTCCCCCCGGCCTGGGAGAGTCCAGAGAGGGgaggaaaatgggggaggggctggccccctccctccctcccttcccacagggattggggctgggcggggggaggTCAGTGTCTCCCCCAGCAGATCCAGCGGGGCTCAGCTCCATCAGCCACAGGCCAGTGTTTCTGGAGTCTCTTAAAACAACTAAGCAGaaaccgggggggaggggggttgattagaacagggggtggggggctgtgggcgGGAGAGCATCCCATAGCGTCTGCCTGGATGTCCCCTTCAGCCCCCCGCGGCGATCCCTGTGGGCCCTAGACGGAAGTCTCGACTGGTACCTTACTCGGGGCGGGTGCTCCTGCCCCAACAGGCGACAAGGCTGACCCAGAAAACTCACCTCTCGGCGGGCGCATGATCAGAGCCAGTCGGGACGGGCAAGGCTGTcgcccacccccacctccccagacCGAGCATTCCCCCAGCTCGTGGGCTGGAGGATCGACCTGGCGCCCCCTAGCGGGAAAGGCCCCGCGTCCCCCCCCCCACGtccccccaatcccctcccctcctggttCCCGCACACAAGGAATTCCATGCATTTCCGCGCTGCATCTCCAtccgacctgcagcccccgcAGCTGGGCCCACTGTACCGTCCCCTGCTCGGCTCACACCACACACACCGAAACACACAACCCCCCGGAGATGCACAGCATACCCCCGCCACAAAGCccgccaaacacacacacaaccctccctcccccgggTGCAGAGATGCACACCCCGACCCCGACACGCACACCTGGTTCACAGCAGAGAcagctgggatccctgccccctaGTCGAGGCTGCAGGCCGGGATTCCTGGCTTGCAAAGCTCCGACCCTGCCCTGTGTCCCCTCGCCTGGCCATGGGAGGGGTGCTCCAGAGCCTAGCGAACCTGTGCTGctggcctcagcctccccaggaTGGAGCCCCCTAGGGACTGCCAGTTGGCTTAGCAGACAGGGTGAGCAGGTAGGAGTGTGTGGACCAGCACGTGTGCAAATGCCCAGGGGTGTTCCCACAAGTCAGTGCACCTGTGCAAATGCTCAGGTGTGCATGTACATGCATGGCACACATATTTGTGAGTGTGGGAGCAGTGAAGACAATGTGGTGGCATGGGTGTGTGGCAGCATGGGAGGATGCATGTGTATGTGCAAGTGTGCAATGGGACCATGCTCACCCCAGTGTGTGTATGACGAAGTAAGGAACACGTGCATGAACATGCATGGGAAAATGCATGCATGGGAGGGTGTGTGTACAGACAGGTGTGTGTGCCCAGGAATGTGTGTACACACCGGGGTATGCTTTCATGGAAAAGTGAGAAGGCACAAGAAACTGAGCTTGCACAGGAgagcttgtgtgtgtatgtgtgtgtgtgtgtatacgccagggccacccagaggggggtggggcaagtggggttatttgccccaggccctgggccccgcacgGGCTCCCaggagagtttttcggggcccctggagcggggtccttcactcactccaggggccccggaaaactctggCGGGGCTTGGGCCcccggagctgcttctgctcctggtctttgccaacggggggggtccttccactctggggcggaaggacccccgctgccaaattaccgctgaagtgggccccgccgcgggtcttcagggcacttcagcggcggggcccactttggcagtaattcagctGTGGGGGGCTCCCCCGCCATGGGTCTTCAGGGGACTTTGGCTGCGGGTCCTGGATCAGAATGACCCTCTGCCTCCGAATTACCGCGGAAGCgggagccccctgctgctgaagactccaggcccccagaatcctctgggcggccctcgCGTATGCGTGCACAGCATGAACACACAAGTGTGCACATGGGCGTGCACATGTGCAGGCATGTCAAACTAAGCTGCACATGGGGGTACTCGTGTGGGAAAGTAAGGGCTAGGAACAATTCTGGTCCCTCTATGTCCCCATCCCCcatgctctccctctctcccacccaatgTGGACCTTTGTGTGCACTCACTCTCCTGTGCATGCACACCCATGTGCACACTGACTTCCCCCAGTCTGGGACCAGCTCCCCGTGGGAATCGCCCTGAGCAGCATGAGGGCCTGGAGAGGATAGCCGGGAGGAAACTCACACTGAGCCTCTccccgctcccagcagggcatgggggcggggggagtgaggAGCCAAATTCCAGCCCAGTGTTCCAGCCTCCAGGTTTCTGGAACAAAGGGCTGAACTAGGTCCGGGTAGCAGtgtatgcagtgtgtgtgtgtgtgtgtgtgtgtgtgttgtgtgcataTGCACGTGTCTTTGTATAAGTGTGTCAGTGTGAGGCACAGCATATGGTCACTGTACACACCCATTCTCTGCAGATTCACTGTCTGTCCCTTTCAGCAACTactagaggaaggcagggtggtggggtggggagtctggactcctgggttctagccccagctctagaaaagtggggtctagtggttagagcagggaggctgggagacaggactctGGGCTCTATCCCCAGacctaggaggggagtggggtctagtggttagagcaagggggctgggagccaggactccagggaTCTATCCCAGTTCTTGGAAAGGAGTGGGATTTGCATTTCTCATCCAGCTGCACACAAGGGAAGGTCTCACACACATATACCCTGCCTCCATCCTCTGGGTCAGGCCGTCCAGGATCCCCCCAGCTGTCCCTCCTAGCTTGtatccccctctccctgggcctGGGACCAATTCTTTGCCTTACAAGGGCAGGGGCGGGCACTGTCCCATCCTGCCCCTCCTCGCcgaggggaagagaagggcagGGGCTCCGTGCGGAGGCGCAGAGCCGAGCAGGCAGCCGTGGGCGCCAGGACGATGCTGCGTCTCTGGCTGCTCCTCACTGGGTTGGTGGGGCCGGCGCGGGGCGCCTGGCCAGGGCCCGAGGCTGCCTGGCCGGGGCCCGAGGCTGCCTGTGGTCCTGAGGGCTGCTACGTTGTCTTCTTCCAGCGCCGCAGCTTCCTGGAGTCCTGGCGGAGCTGCCGGGAGCGTGGCGGGAACCTGGCCACGCTCAAACGCCATGAGGAGGCCGCCCAGGTGGCAGAGCTTCTGCAGGCCACGGGCCCAGGTACAGGGCAGCAGCGGCTCTTCTGGATCGGGTTGCAGCGCCAGCCACGCCAGTGCTTCCCCCAGCGCCCACTGCGTGGTTTCACCTGGACCACTGGTGACCAAGACACGTTCTATACCAACTGGGCGCAGGCTGAGCCAGCTGGGGGCACCGCTTGCTCGGCCTCGCGCTGCGTTGTGCTGAGCTATGGCCCGGCCACACAGGAGAATTTCCAGTGGCTGGAGGGTTCATGCACTCTGCCCGTGGACGGCTTCTTGTGCCGCTTCAGCTTTGCCGGCATGTGCCACGGGCTGGCCACGGAGGAGACAGGGCCCGTGAGCTACACGACGCCTTTCGGCCAGGTCAGCAGCACCCTAAGCCACATCCCCTTCGGCACGGTGGCGTCCGTGGCCTGTGGTGGCGCAGCCCCTGTCTCGGTGCTGTGCATGCAACGGGACGATGGCTCCGTGGGCTGGTCCAAGGAGGAGCCCCtgtgtggggaggagcagggggactggTGCGAGGGTGACAATGGGGGCTGCCAGCAGCTGTGTGTGGACGAGGGTCCAAGCTACTCCTGCGAGTGCCACGCTGGCCACGCCTTGCTGCCCGACGGGCGCTCCTGTGCCCCAGCTGATGGCTGCCAGAACCACCCCTGCCAGTTTGAGTGTGTGCCAGGAGAGGACGGAGGGTACCGGTGCTTGTGCCCCATGGGCTACATTTTAGCCAGCGATGGGCACACGTGCGAGGACACGGATGAGTGTGCCACGGACCCATGTGAGCAGCTGTGTGACAACTTCCCTGGTGGCTTCCAGTGCCGCTGTCAGCTGGGCTATGAGGACGACGGGGCcgggggctgcactgacctggATGAATGCAGCTCCGCCCCATGCGAGCACCACTGCGAGAACACTGATGGTTCCTACATGTGCCTGTGCCACCTGGGCTTCAGCCCGGCCGAGGAGGCACCGCAGCACTGTGTCGACAACGATGAGTGCCAGATCCCCGGCGTCTGCCAGCAGATGTGCGTCAACTACGTGGGCGGCTTTGAGTGCTACTGCACCGAGGGCTACGAGCTGGAGGCTGACGGCATCAGCTGTGCCCCCCTGGCAGAGCCCCCCGCGCTGGCCACCAGGCAGCAGACCTTCTACCCACACTTGAGGGTCcagcaggagtgggggggggaggtgctgCAGGTTTTGGGGACGGACAAGCCTTTCAGCCTGACCCAGGAGTTCCCTGACCCCACTGCTTCCCCCCCTGATCTTTCTCCTGCAGCCTCACACCCCATCACTGGCCACTCAGCCCCTCGCCCCTCCACTATGCCACCAGCATCCACCACCAGCCCCCCAATCCCTTCCACAACCACTGGtcccccaaaccccaccaccAGCCCCCCAATCTCTTCCACAACCACTGATCCCCCAGACCTCACCACTGGCCCCCCAATCCCCAGTAGCACTACCCTGATCCCTCCCACATCCACTGCTCCCCCAGAGCCCACCAATGCCCCCAAAGTTCCTCACACCAGCCCCGCTATCACTCCCACAATtggccccccaacccccagccccagccccccaagcTCCAAATCTCCAAGGTCCCCTGGTGCTCCTGCCTCACCCtacagtgggggggagggggaccctgCGGCAGACAGGGCCAGGGCGCCGCTGCCCCCTTCGGAAGACCCCAGCACCTCTCCAGGTGGGGAGCGGGCACGGAAGAAGCAGGATGACCGGTGGCTGCTGGTGGCACTGCTGGTGCCCCTCTGTGTCTTCCTGGTGATCATGGTGGCGTTGGGCATCGTGTACTGCACCCGCTGCGGCGCCAGGGCCAAAAGCCGCAGCGTCACACAGTGCTACCGCTGGGTCACCAGTGCGGGCGGCAaggctcccccccaccctgctgcaggggCCCATCTGACCACCTGCCGGACCAGCGTCTGAGACTGTGGGGGCCCAGAACACAAAGGAACCAGGACTCCCCCCCCCATCAGCTGGGAGATGAGACCCCCCCTGGCTGGGATGCCAGGACTGGCCTGCAACCCTCTCCAGCTGAGACCCTAGAGCCACCCCGTAGCCCCTGGCTGGGACATGGAGGCCGACGCCCTGACTGGAGCAAGGGCCCTGCAGCCACCCTGCCCCCTGGCTGGGACATGGACCCCCATTTATTTCCcaactccccagctggagtgtgGTCCCCCCACAACTGTCCTGCCTCCATCAGCCTGGAATTGCGCAGTGGCTGTCCTGGAGATGGAATCACCCTCACCCCAAGGCTGGCACTAGGACTAGGACTGGGCCCCACGATCCAGGGCAGAGACATGGATCCCCTACACCCTGCCTGGGAAATGGCCCCCTCCATCtccagggctgggtttctccTTATCTTGCTCCTTGGACTTCTGCTGAATGGACACAGGAGCCGCCTCCACTGCTCTGGGGCCCCCTCTGATTGTGGGGAACCTCTGATGGGAcccactgcccccacccaagAAAAACTTTGAGAaactgtcagggatggagaaGTGCCCGCAGGACTTGAGAGACCTCTGGAACTGGGGGTCACGGAGCCAAGAGGGGAGGGAAGTGAGGCCTGGAGctaggggaagggggagtcaTGGGGGGCTCAGGATAGGGGTTGTGGGAGGTCTCAGGGAGAGAATGTGGGGGGCCTCTGGGGGCGTGGAGGTTCAGGGGGCCTCCAGATGCTGTTCCATTCTTAACGTGTGTTGCTCTCACAATAAAGGGGTGGAGCCCGCACTGCCTGCAGCTGGACAGCTttactggggtgggggctgggagtcaggactcctgagttctgttcccaaaCAGTTTTACTGAGAGGGAGGGAGTCAATCCCTGACTCCATGATGGAAACCTTGGAATTGACATTGTGTGAGAAATCTGTGGGGTCACTGGCTACTGAGCCCCACATTCAGCCCCCTGgtgatccaggactcctgggtcgataccagccctgggaggggagtggcggCTGGTGCGTTAGAGTTGGGGGGAGGCCACTACTCATGGGTCTCCCTGGGAGCGGGCAGGGATGTTTGAATCTGCTGTTGCCTCTGTAATTAAAGCCCCTGGTGGCAGGAAGCTCCTTGTAccaactcccctctcccctggggCTTTCCCACCAAGTGAGCGATGGTCCCCCAGAGTCTGTGTCCCACTGGGGTGGGCTGGGACATGGCTCCCCCACTTAACCCTTCACTAAAGCCAGGAGCATCCCACCCCCCTGTCCTGTGGTAAGCTGGGATATCTTCAGCTCTTACACTAAGCGGGGGCAAGTCTGTGGGTGGGAGACCTCCAGGAGGTTGCGAGAAGAGGTTGAGGCTCACTTCCCACCTTAAAGGATCCTACAATGAGCAGTTACCCAGTCGCTGCGCCtcactccagaagtggctgcatctctgcGCTGGGtgtgggatccctgccccatgctCAGCCCCAGCAGTGGCTTCATCTCAGTGCCAGGTGAGGCATCCCTGCGTAAATACCCCCCATGCagcaccccagaggtggctgcatctcagagaCAGGAAAGTGATTTCTCTGTGTACAATGTGTACAAAccattagtaaatattttaaactgagTCTGGCTGTAGATTAAATGTTCTACAGCTTCTTAGGTGGGGAAATACGCCTTGTtatcccagccttgggctgccccctccccctctgccagtcctgacccacagccctctgctatCCAGGCCTGGgcttcctcagccccagcccactgtGCAGTGAAGGGTTAATACTGCAGGGGCCCagagagccccccaccccagccggACGGGGGAAGGTTTCCTGGGCTCCTGCCCCAGAGCCGCCCGACCCGTTAGCACAAACTGGAAACAGACTCTGGCCTGACGCAAACACTTGGCAAACAATGGCCCCCAGGCACCTTGGGGGGGTGGGTGGAATGAGAGGGGCAGAATGAGAGGGgtgctgggagcatgggggggcgggagaggaagggggcaggggggaagggaaggagatttTGGCTTCTTCAGCTGATTGATTTTCCCAATGTCTGTGCCCAATTGAACTCCAGCTCCCCCATGTGCCAAGACACACGGACACCCAGAGACATTTCCGCACACTGACCTCCCCGAGACACGCTTATATGCAATATACCAACATGCACCCACACACCCAGAGACACGCGCCCACACACACCCAGAGACACATGCACCCCACCCTGGAGACACGTGTGCACACGTTGGTGCGAGCAttcacacacagacatgcaccTACAAATATGCACACATGCCAGCgtgaacacacatgcacacagacatgTGCTTTTCCCCCCTtgagacacatgcacacacacacactggtgcaAGCACCCCCCCCAAGGTGAACACCCTCACACCTGAGCTGTACATGTGTTCATGCACCCTCCCCCCTGCTGATGGTTCCCCCCATGGATTTCCCTGGGTCGGGGCTGAGCAAACGCTATAAATGCAACAGTGAGCAGGCTAGactatgtgtgcgtgtgtgtgtgtgcattgtgTGTCTGTGCAAGTGTTAGCGTAAGTGTgtgcttgccctgccccctgctggctggatCAGGGAGCTGcacaggccctgggccctgctgggGGGAGCCGGCATCCCCCAGCTATGGTCAGCTAAGGGAGTTTGCAGCCTTCAGGTGCTGACAACATGGCACCCTCACATGTACCCCCTCCTGACACAGCCTGCATGTGGGACaggcctgggatagcagggggctgtgggtcaggcctagggggcactggcagaggcagagttgtggggtgggggcaggactgaCTCTGCATGTTTACGGAGGGGTGTATCTGGAGGTAGGCAGGTTGAACCCCAACAtactgtccccccaccccctttcccccagttCCCTGCATTTGCCCCCCACCGCCCAAGATGGACAGGAATGTGCCGAGGAGAGGGGGGAGTATTGAGAAGGGTTAATTAGAGCCAGACGGGAGGAAAAGCCAGAAGAATCCCGGCTCTGTGGGGCCTAATGAAGAGCAGATGGGGCTGTGTGGTTGGGACTGGGACCCCTCCACGGtctggctcccctcccccccgtaaCATGGCCCCTCATTGTCCCAAAGACCTCTCCTGgcctcccccacagcacagccCTCCCTCTCAGCCTGGCACAGCCCCACTATCCACTCCTACagtcccctgcctcccccatcaACCATgacacccccactctgcccccacgATTCACCCAGCACAGACCCAATACTTGCCCCCAGGGCCCCCACCCTCCAACACCATGGCCCCCCACAGCACTGTCCTCCTTCAGTACAGGCCCCCATTCCTTGATACCCTTTCTATGGCTCCTTATAATCCCTGCCCCCAGTTCCCCCCAGCCCATTGTCCCTAATCCTTGTCGTCCCCCCTGTGGTGACCCCAAATTTTTCCCTCACTGAGACCCACAGCGTCCTCCCCCAAGCACTTGCAGAGAGTGACCCATACCGGTGCTCTGCTCTTCGGGGACGGGGTGTCCTTCAAAAGGAGCGGGTTTAAAGGGGTTCCGTCCCTGTTCACCATGGTGGGGAGATGCTTGCCCGGTGGCCAGGCAGAAACCTGTGCGGGAAGATGTCCTCATCAGAACATAAGGGGCCGGGTTGATGCCCGTGCGGGCATGTCATGAGCACGAGGGGCTGGGCGGACGACCGTGTGAGCAGGTGCGTCGTGAGCATGAGGGGTTGGTTGGATGCCCATGAGGGCGGGTGGATTGTATGCACAAAGGGCCAGGCAGACGCCCGTGCAGGTGGGTGCATTGTGTGCAGAAGGGGCTGGTCAGATGTCCGTGCGAGGGGGTGTGTCATGAGCACAAGGGGCCGGGTGGATGCCTGTGAGGGCGAGCACATCGTGAGCACGAGGGCCAGGCGGATGCCCGTGTGAGCGGGTGCATTGTGAGCACGAGGGGCCGGGCAGACGCCTGTGAGGGCAGGTGTGTCGGGAGCACGAGGGGCCGGGCAGACGCCTGTGATGGCAGGTGTGTCGTGAGCATGAGGGGCCGGGCAGACGCCTGTGAGGGCAGGTGTGTCGGGAGCATGAGGGGCCAGGCAGACGCCCATGTGGGCAAGTGGGCATgtcaggaggagcagggctgtAAGTGTGCCCATGCAGAGCTCTCACATACATGCAAAAGCCTGAGGACCCATGTGGTCCCCAAGGACTTGTTCTGAACATGTGTCCTGGCTCCCCCCAAGTCACTCGTGACCCCTGGCTGAGGGGTGCAATaagccagcctgcagccccccagtACCCGTCCCCCACTGCATAGACCCACAGACTGcctgggctgctcctctgcagAAGCCTGAGGCCTGCCccagcagtgggggtggggagcagtgatCCAGgttgggcagggggcagagctgaAGGGGGGCTGGGAAAGGAAGCGCTGGGACCACCCAATGAGTCCCAGCCATGACTCAGCAGTGGGAGCCAGAAAGAGGCACAGAGGAACTGGGGaaacctcccccccagctctgccaatgcccctcactcctgaccttcagccccctgctatcccagccctgggctcccccccagctcggcaagtgcccctcagtcctgacccagagCCCCCGGATATCGCAGTCCTGCccccctagctctgccagtgcccctcactcctgacccacagccccctgctaccccagccctgagctgcccaCCTGAGGCAGAGACCCAGCTAGGGTAGCCTGGCCCATCCCTGTGCCACTAGGGTGGATGGTTCCTGGAAATCAGCCAGGCCCAGGCCTCAGGCTTCTGCAGAGGAGCTGCCCAGGCAGTCTGTTTGTCTTGGCTGGAGctacagccccctctcccccccaagcTTCCTGCCATCTCCCCCACAGAGCGGAGATATGGGGGAGGCACAGGCTCATCTTACAGGATCCCAgagtggggatagagggggggGGGTTGGGATTGAGGGTCATCAGCAccgctgggggaggggaaccccAGGGGCTGTCTGAGTATAGGGGTACAGGAGCCCTTGCTGTGCCCACCACTCTTGTCCCAGCTCAGCCCCATTGCTGGGGAAACATGCAGGGTGAGTTCATagggggtgtgtgcatgtgtgctgGTTCTGTGTGTGAGCCTGATGGGAAAAGCAGGCTGGTTCAGTGTGAGTGTGCGCGTGTCAGTGCAGTGTGAGTGTGCCCAGCCAGATGCATAGGAATGTCCATGTGTGTCAGTGTAGTGTAAGTGTGCAcagtcaggggtgtgtgtgtgtgtgtgtgtgtgtgtgagcgcagTGTAAGTGTGCACAGCCAGGTgcgggggagtgtgtgtgtgtgtcagtgcagGGTGACTGTGCATAGCCAGGTGTGGGGGAatgtcagtgtgtgtgtcagtgcAGTGTGAGTGTGCAGGGGGTTAGTGCCTGTGCACAAGTGTGGGTGTGCACCTAGCTGGGTGTGCAAGGCACACACAACCAGTCAGAGTTTGGCTAGCCAGCGGGGGGCTGTGGTAGGAGGGATGCAGGCGGTGTGGGAGGGAATCGGGCTGGTCCACCCTGTGAGGGCATGTGGGAGTGAGTGTGAAAACAGGCCCTGGACACAACAGAAGGGAAGCTGAGTGACCCCAGCTCTACCCTCCCCTCCCTTATCccaagctctggaaggggagtgggatctagtgcgTTAGAGGGGGAGgtctgagagccaggactcctgggttccctctgGCTCAGGGAAGGTCTATGTTTTGTCTCAGCCATGGCTCAGTGACAGGATCGCTGGTGTGACAGGAGCAGGCACTGCCTCCTTAGGGTGAAGGGGATTAATGAGTGTCCAGCCCCCATCCCATCATAGGGACTGCAACTTACCAGCTatgggggaggaagggtgcagtgggtactgggggAGGTGACAGT
This genomic window from Chelonoidis abingdonii isolate Lonesome George chromosome 17, CheloAbing_2.0, whole genome shotgun sequence contains:
- the CD248 gene encoding endosialin, whose product is MLRLWLLLTGLVGPARGAWPGPEAAWPGPEAACGPEGCYVVFFQRRSFLESWRSCRERGGNLATLKRHEEAAQVAELLQATGPGTGQQRLFWIGLQRQPRQCFPQRPLRGFTWTTGDQDTFYTNWAQAEPAGGTACSASRCVVLSYGPATQENFQWLEGSCTLPVDGFLCRFSFAGMCHGLATEETGPVSYTTPFGQVSSTLSHIPFGTVASVACGGAAPVSVLCMQRDDGSVGWSKEEPLCGEEQGDWCEGDNGGCQQLCVDEGPSYSCECHAGHALLPDGRSCAPADGCQNHPCQFECVPGEDGGYRCLCPMGYILASDGHTCEDTDECATDPCEQLCDNFPGGFQCRCQLGYEDDGAGGCTDLDECSSAPCEHHCENTDGSYMCLCHLGFSPAEEAPQHCVDNDECQIPGVCQQMCVNYVGGFECYCTEGYELEADGISCAPLAEPPALATRQQTFYPHLRVQQEWGGEVLQVLGTDKPFSLTQEFPDPTASPPDLSPAASHPITGHSAPRPSTMPPASTTSPPIPSTTTGPPNPTTSPPISSTTTDPPDLTTGPPIPSSTTLIPPTSTAPPEPTNAPKVPHTSPAITPTIGPPTPSPSPPSSKSPRSPGAPASPYSGGEGDPAADRARAPLPPSEDPSTSPGGERARKKQDDRWLLVALLVPLCVFLVIMVALGIVYCTRCGARAKSRSVTQCYRWVTSAGGKAPPHPAAGAHLTTCRTSV